A window of Synechococcus sp. MU1643 contains these coding sequences:
- a CDS encoding sugar ABC transporter substrate-binding protein translates to MRLSRRDLLLGAAALGLAACAPKNPQTRALELWTLQLAPKFNPYFADVLGDWSRLHPGAPVRWTDLPWGSVERKLLAAVFARTAPDVVNLNPPFAANLASKGGLADLTPLLPADAAGRYLPSVWQACRDPDAGQIALPWYLTVRLSLVNRALLDQAGIPAPPSRWDQVPAFARRIRERTGRYGLFLTTVPDDSAELLETLVQMGVTLLDSQRRAAFDSPAGLRAFRFWSDLYREGLLPREVVSQGQRRAIELFQSGDLALAATGAEFLRSIQTNAPGVAAVTEPHPPVTGADGTANVALMTLVVPLQSHRAQEAVDLALFLTNADQQARFAAEARVLPSSLEALARVREALDQEVLGSAAERQIRQARLLSVSTLDQAEVLVPALPGIKRLQKIIYTQMQRSMLAQVSPEQALTAAASEWNRYASSRWPEVTPNS, encoded by the coding sequence ATGAGGCTCAGCCGTCGTGATCTCCTATTGGGGGCAGCGGCCCTGGGACTCGCGGCTTGCGCTCCTAAAAACCCACAGACCAGGGCATTGGAGTTGTGGACCCTGCAATTGGCCCCCAAGTTCAACCCCTATTTCGCGGACGTTTTGGGGGACTGGAGCCGCCTCCATCCTGGCGCACCTGTGCGCTGGACGGATCTGCCCTGGGGGTCGGTGGAGCGCAAGTTGCTGGCGGCAGTGTTTGCTCGCACGGCCCCGGATGTGGTGAACCTCAATCCGCCCTTTGCGGCCAACCTGGCCAGCAAGGGTGGACTGGCCGACTTGACGCCGCTGCTGCCGGCGGACGCCGCTGGCCGCTATCTGCCATCCGTATGGCAGGCCTGCCGCGACCCCGATGCCGGGCAGATCGCCCTGCCCTGGTACCTCACGGTGCGACTGAGTCTGGTGAACCGGGCCCTGTTGGATCAAGCCGGCATCCCAGCGCCGCCCTCACGATGGGATCAGGTTCCGGCCTTTGCCCGTCGTATCCGCGAGCGCACTGGCCGCTATGGCCTCTTCCTCACCACCGTTCCGGATGACTCAGCAGAACTCCTTGAAACCCTGGTGCAGATGGGGGTGACCCTGTTGGATTCCCAACGCAGGGCTGCTTTCGACAGCCCTGCGGGGCTCCGGGCCTTCCGCTTTTGGAGTGATCTGTACCGGGAGGGGCTGTTGCCTCGCGAGGTGGTGAGCCAGGGGCAACGCCGAGCGATTGAGTTGTTCCAGAGCGGTGATTTGGCCCTGGCGGCCACGGGGGCGGAATTCCTGCGCAGCATTCAGACAAATGCGCCTGGGGTGGCCGCGGTGACGGAGCCCCATCCCCCGGTGACCGGTGCAGATGGCACCGCCAATGTGGCTTTGATGACCTTGGTGGTGCCGCTTCAGAGCCACCGTGCTCAAGAGGCCGTGGATCTGGCGCTTTTTCTCACTAATGCTGATCAACAGGCTCGCTTTGCAGCCGAGGCTCGGGTGTTGCCGTCTTCGCTGGAGGCCCTGGCCCGGGTTCGTGAGGCGTTGGATCAGGAGGTTCTCGGTTCAGCCGCGGAGCGTCAGATTCGCCAGGCCCGTTTGTTGTCGGTCAGCACGTTGGACCAGGCCGAGGTGTTGGTGCCGGCCCTACCGGGCATCAAGCGTCTGCAGAAGATCATCTATACCCAGATGCAGCGATCGATGTTGGCCCAGGTCAGCCCTGAGCAGGCCTTAACAGCTGCGGCGTCGGAATGGAACAGATATGCCAGTTCTCGCTGGCCTGAGGTCACCCCAAATTCTTAA
- a CDS encoding rod shape-determining protein → MFFRRFQLSRDIGIDLGTANTLIYVSGRGIVLQEPSVVALDLERGTTMAVGDEAKLMLGRTPGNIRAVRPLRDGVIADFDAAEQMLKTFITKGNEGRGIMAPRLVVGIPSGVTGVERRAVREAGMAGAREVHLIDEPVAAAIGAGLPVTEPVGTMIVDIGGGTTEVAVLSLGGTVLSESVRVAGDEISDSISVYLKKVHNMVVGERTAEEIKIRIGSAFPDDQFDQQSMDVRGLHLLSGLPRTINLKAGDLREAIAEPLNVIVEAVKRTLERTPPELAADIVDRGIMLAGGGALVRGISDLISHETGIFVHIAEDPLLCVVNGCGQVLEDWKRLQRVVDTPEFVRTAAGV, encoded by the coding sequence GTGTTCTTTCGTCGATTCCAGCTGTCGCGCGACATCGGCATCGACCTGGGCACTGCTAACACTCTGATTTACGTTTCCGGTCGGGGCATCGTGCTGCAGGAGCCCTCAGTGGTGGCTCTTGATCTCGAGCGTGGCACCACCATGGCTGTGGGTGATGAAGCCAAGTTGATGCTTGGCCGCACCCCTGGAAACATTCGGGCGGTCCGCCCGTTGCGAGATGGGGTGATTGCCGATTTTGATGCCGCTGAGCAGATGCTCAAAACCTTCATCACCAAAGGTAATGAGGGCCGCGGCATCATGGCTCCTCGGCTCGTGGTCGGCATTCCCAGTGGTGTGACCGGTGTTGAGCGTCGCGCCGTTCGAGAAGCGGGCATGGCTGGAGCCCGTGAAGTGCATCTGATTGATGAGCCGGTGGCAGCTGCCATCGGCGCGGGCCTTCCGGTCACCGAGCCCGTTGGAACGATGATTGTTGATATCGGCGGCGGCACCACTGAGGTAGCGGTGTTGAGCCTGGGCGGAACGGTGCTGAGTGAATCCGTCCGCGTCGCCGGTGATGAGATCAGCGACTCCATCAGCGTCTACCTCAAAAAGGTGCACAACATGGTTGTGGGTGAGCGTACGGCCGAGGAAATCAAGATCCGCATCGGCTCCGCCTTCCCCGACGACCAGTTCGATCAGCAGTCCATGGATGTGCGGGGTCTGCACCTGCTCTCTGGTTTGCCGCGCACCATCAATCTCAAGGCCGGTGATCTGCGGGAAGCCATCGCCGAACCGCTCAATGTGATTGTCGAAGCGGTGAAGCGCACCCTAGAGCGCACACCCCCTGAGCTGGCGGCCGACATCGTGGATCGCGGCATCATGCTGGCCGGTGGTGGTGCGTTGGTGCGGGGCATCAGCGACCTGATCAGCCATGAGACCGGCATCTTTGTGCACATCGCCGAAGACCCTCTGCTCTGTGTGGTGAACGGATGTGGTCAGGTGCTGGAGGACTGGAAACGCCTGCAGCGGGTGGTGGATACCCCGGAATTCGTCCGAACCGCGGCAGGCGTCTGA
- a CDS encoding single-stranded DNA-binding protein yields MGVNSVTLVGRAGRDPEVRYFESGSMVANLTMAVNRRSRDDEPDWFNLEIWGKQAQVAADYVKKGSLLGIIGSFKLDRWTDRASGEERSKPVVRVDRLELLGSKRDSQDAAGSFGGQASDEDIPF; encoded by the coding sequence ATGGGCGTTAATTCCGTCACCCTCGTCGGCCGTGCCGGCCGCGATCCCGAAGTGCGTTACTTCGAGTCCGGCAGCATGGTGGCCAACCTCACCATGGCGGTGAACCGTCGCAGCCGCGACGATGAACCCGACTGGTTCAACCTCGAGATCTGGGGCAAGCAGGCCCAGGTTGCCGCGGATTACGTGAAGAAGGGATCCCTGCTCGGCATCATCGGCAGCTTCAAGCTGGATCGCTGGACCGACCGTGCCAGCGGTGAAGAACGCAGCAAGCCTGTGGTCCGTGTTGACCGGCTCGAACTGCTCGGCTCCAAACGCGACAGCCAGGATGCCGCCGGCAGCTTTGGCGGCCAGGCCTCCGATGAGGACATCCCCTTCTGA
- a CDS encoding DedA family protein produces MGLSDLITQLPELIGHAVEANQWLGYTAIFAAMFLENLFPPIPSELIMPLGGFYVQQGQLDLVPVVLAGLLGTVLGALPWYGIGRLINEERIEAWLQRHGRWIGISADELARSRRWFSRYGTALVFWGRLVPGIRTLISVPAGIEMMPMAPFLIWTTAGSLIWTSLLTVAGMVLGEGYSNVELWIDPVSKAVKVLLVVSVLAGAIWVGLRIWRRRQSSN; encoded by the coding sequence ATGGGGCTTTCTGATCTGATCACACAGCTGCCGGAGTTGATCGGCCATGCGGTTGAGGCGAACCAGTGGCTGGGTTACACCGCGATTTTCGCGGCGATGTTTCTCGAGAATCTGTTCCCGCCGATCCCGTCCGAGCTGATTATGCCCCTCGGCGGTTTCTATGTGCAGCAGGGTCAGCTTGACCTCGTGCCTGTGGTGCTGGCCGGTTTGCTGGGCACGGTCCTCGGCGCCTTGCCCTGGTACGGCATCGGAAGGTTGATCAACGAGGAACGGATCGAAGCTTGGTTGCAACGTCACGGTCGCTGGATTGGCATTAGTGCCGATGAGTTGGCCCGCAGCCGCCGCTGGTTTAGCCGTTACGGCACTGCCCTGGTGTTCTGGGGGCGTCTGGTGCCTGGCATTCGCACGCTGATCTCAGTGCCGGCCGGCATTGAAATGATGCCTATGGCGCCATTCCTGATCTGGACCACCGCTGGCAGCCTGATCTGGACGTCCCTGCTCACCGTGGCCGGCATGGTTCTCGGAGAGGGCTACAGCAACGTTGAGCTTTGGATTGACCCTGTCTCCAAAGCTGTGAAGGTGCTGCTAGTGGTGTCGGTGCTGGCTGGCGCGATTTGGGTGGGCCTGCGCATCTGGCGCCGGCGTCAGTCTTCCAACTGA
- the mreC gene encoding rod shape-determining protein MreC has protein sequence MAPTLRSGKSRWRVLGQLTPWLLLVAGLLMVRLSKGAGFIDAYALLSRPFWPGSAQREWVMAATDLEERSRLQLLEDDNRRLRALLELQQQGSAQGNVSAAVISRSSRGWWQQLQLGKGSLQGIGRSDAVLGPGGLVGRIDSVTPATARVKLLTAPGHEIGVWLPRIRRHGLLVGRGSSRLSLRFIEKDPDVRPGDLVATSPASTLLPPNVPVGVIQSVDEQAVPAPVAVVQLIAAPEAIDWVQVQTR, from the coding sequence ATGGCCCCGACGCTCCGTTCCGGCAAGAGCCGCTGGCGCGTATTAGGGCAACTCACCCCCTGGCTGCTGCTTGTGGCCGGCCTTCTGATGGTGCGTCTGAGCAAGGGTGCTGGTTTCATCGATGCCTATGCCCTGCTCAGCCGTCCGTTCTGGCCTGGGTCTGCCCAGCGGGAATGGGTCATGGCTGCAACGGATTTGGAGGAGCGGTCTCGCCTGCAGCTGCTGGAAGACGACAACCGTCGCTTGCGCGCTCTGCTGGAGTTGCAGCAACAAGGATCAGCGCAAGGCAACGTTTCGGCTGCAGTGATCTCCCGCTCGTCGCGGGGGTGGTGGCAGCAATTGCAACTGGGCAAGGGTTCGCTGCAGGGCATTGGTCGGAGCGATGCGGTTCTTGGCCCCGGCGGTTTGGTGGGCCGCATCGACAGTGTTACCCCCGCCACGGCGCGGGTGAAGTTGCTCACCGCCCCGGGTCATGAGATCGGCGTCTGGCTGCCTCGCATCCGCCGCCACGGATTGCTGGTGGGCCGCGGCAGCAGCCGTCTGTCGCTTCGTTTCATCGAAAAGGACCCCGACGTGCGTCCGGGGGATCTGGTGGCCACGTCCCCGGCCAGCACCCTTTTGCCCCCCAACGTGCCGGTGGGGGTGATCCAGTCGGTGGATGAACAGGCTGTTCCTGCACCTGTAGCGGTGGTGCAGTTAATAGCAGCACCGGAGGCGATCGACTGGGTGCAAGTGCAGACCCGTTGA
- a CDS encoding rod shape-determining protein MreD, with protein MTRLHRQPICVASALMVPFLALASPPLLAIDGVGPAWAVLWLLPWALVDGPVSGALSGVVLGLVLDGLNLGGVSQVPALLLLGWWWGRLGRRAAPIQRSLNLGFLAWLGSVGIGLSLILQLWWRQDGVLDPLTQSWGLHTLWCQALVTGLLAPMLVSLQLLLWRRRVPS; from the coding sequence ATGACGCGTCTGCACCGACAACCAATCTGTGTGGCCTCGGCATTGATGGTGCCCTTTCTGGCCTTGGCGTCGCCGCCTTTGTTGGCCATCGATGGGGTTGGTCCCGCCTGGGCTGTGCTCTGGCTGTTGCCCTGGGCTCTCGTGGATGGTCCGGTGTCGGGGGCGTTGTCGGGTGTGGTTTTGGGGCTGGTCCTGGATGGTCTCAATCTGGGGGGTGTCAGTCAGGTGCCGGCGCTGCTGCTGCTGGGCTGGTGGTGGGGACGGCTGGGTCGGCGTGCAGCACCGATCCAACGCAGCCTGAATCTGGGCTTTTTGGCCTGGCTCGGGTCCGTGGGTATTGGTTTGTCGTTGATCCTTCAGCTCTGGTGGCGTCAAGACGGAGTGTTGGATCCCCTCACCCAGAGCTGGGGCCTGCATACCCTTTGGTGCCAGGCTCTGGTGACGGGTTTGCTGGCGCCGATGTTGGTGTCTTTGCAGTTGCTGCTCTGGCGAAGGAGAGTTCCCTCATGA
- the rpaB gene encoding response regulator transcription factor RpaB has protein sequence MTGNLPSQPKATILVVDDEAAVRRVLVMRLQLSGYRVICAEDGEQALEMFHNESPDLVVLDVMLPKLDGFAVCRRLRSESCVPIIFLSAVEAISERVAGLDLGADDYLPKPFSPKELEARISTILRRVGRGNAVVESRELPTGQGVLRLGDLVVDTNRRQVTRGSERINLTYTEFSLLELLFRDPGHVVPRAEILEQLWGYPPRRAADLRVVDVYVARLRGKLEPDPRNPELILTVRGIGYASQRIGEASAAG, from the coding sequence ATGACGGGCAACCTGCCCTCACAACCCAAAGCGACCATTCTTGTCGTTGATGACGAGGCTGCGGTCCGACGCGTTCTGGTGATGCGCTTGCAGCTGTCGGGCTACCGCGTCATCTGCGCAGAAGATGGTGAGCAGGCTCTGGAAATGTTTCACAACGAGTCGCCCGATCTGGTGGTGCTCGATGTGATGTTGCCCAAGCTGGATGGCTTTGCGGTGTGTCGGCGCCTGCGGTCCGAATCCTGCGTACCGATCATTTTCCTTTCCGCTGTTGAAGCGATCTCCGAGCGTGTAGCTGGATTGGATCTGGGAGCCGACGACTATCTCCCCAAACCTTTCAGTCCCAAGGAACTGGAAGCTCGTATTTCAACAATTTTGCGCCGGGTGGGCCGGGGCAATGCTGTCGTTGAAAGCCGTGAACTGCCCACCGGGCAAGGTGTTTTGCGGCTTGGCGATTTGGTGGTGGACACCAACAGACGCCAAGTCACCCGCGGGTCGGAGCGGATCAACCTCACCTATACGGAATTCAGTCTGCTCGAGTTGCTGTTCCGCGACCCTGGCCATGTTGTGCCCCGGGCCGAGATTCTGGAGCAGCTTTGGGGTTATCCCCCTCGCCGTGCAGCCGATCTGCGCGTGGTGGATGTCTACGTGGCGCGTTTGCGAGGAAAACTTGAGCCTGACCCTCGCAATCCCGAGCTGATCCTGACGGTGCGAGGGA